The following DNA comes from Dermacentor andersoni chromosome 2, qqDerAnde1_hic_scaffold, whole genome shotgun sequence.
TTTGAAATGTGTTAGACCTTTGCGTTCCGGTAAATGTTAATGGTACTCTAAGTTGGTTTATggtgtttaacgtcccaaagtgACTCGGGCTGTGAGAGACGCCATAGTGGATGGCTCGGGATAATTGCGACCAACGGCCAGATGGCTGGTGCGAAGAGAGCCAGAGAAGGTGACTCAAAATAATGAAATGCTCAGCACCTTTTCGTGTCCAGGTGCAAGGATTTGTCACCTTGCGTCTAAGGTACCGACGGCTTCGGCATTGTCGCGGCCATTGATAACGATCAGCTCTGTCAAGTAATCCCCTTGGGGTGTCGTATTGAGACTGATACTGCATTTGACAAATGAGGTGAATGATGTTTCCCCTATTAAGTGGTCTGGAGAAATCAAGACATTTAAGCTGCGTTTTGAGATGCTGGAGAGATTCCCGCAACCAGCATGATGTGAATCAACATCTTTTCGATTTAACGATGTATTCGTCACTGATGCTTGAGGGCTCCTGGCCGAAAGGCGACAATGAGTCCTGGCAGTACTGACACTGCAGCGTACACAAGCTTCTGTAAATAAATAGTAGTCTAGTCACCGATTCAGAGcatttatttgtttgcatttttgtgcGTCCTGGCAGAGCACATACCCCAGATCCTGAGATTTTAGTTTATACTTCTGCTAAGTCCACTTGGAAAAGCAAGACGTTTAAGCCGCGTTTTGAGATGCTGGAGAGATTCCCGCAACCAGCATGATGTGAATCAACATCTTTTCGATTTAACGATGTATTCGTCACTGATGCTTGAGGGCTCCTGGCCGAAAGGCGACAATGAGTCCTGGCAGTACTGACATTGCAGCGTACAAGAGCTTCCGTAAATGAATAGTAGTCTAGTCACCGATTCAGAGCAtttgtttgtttgcatttttgtgtGTCCTGGCAGAGCACATACCCCAGACCCTGGGATTTTAGTTTATACTTCTGCTAAGTCCAATAGGGAATAATACATTTTGTCAGTATGCCTTTGTAGCTTTATTATGCAACCATGCACGGCTAGTGCCAGCAGTGCCACTCTGTAGTAGTAAAAACACAGTAATGTTTGCCAATATTCATGTGAATTGCTGCTATACTTTCAAACAAATGCTCCCGTGTGCTTACAACAGACCGGTATATAATTGACTGTGTGTTGGAGATGTCTGTGCTAATACTTCAAATGTTTTTCTGGTGCAATATTTTTGTCTCTTTAAACATATTTACAAACGTCTCACAGCTGGGTACGAGTGGTGGCCCTGACTTTCATTTGTATTGTGTTTCAATGTTCATCTAAATTTCCATACAAGAGTTTCTGTATTGTGCCTACACAGGAATGTCGGTATTGTGACACTTTACAATAAAAACTTCTACAGAAACATGCATGTCATTCAGGCTCTGGATTATCAACACTCCTCGGCAGTAATGTTGTGCTAGATATCTAGTTTAGTTTCACAGTTTAGTGTCAATATGACTGTCGTACAATTACTGTACCTTGAAAGATGCACgacatttttttcatttgcagtAATTGACATGGCTTTTGAGAAGCTTCCACTCTCAGCTCACGTGCAGGTacccacgtatgtgaatttaaaaTGAACCACAGAAAATCGTATATTTTTAAAATGTATTTGTATTTACCATCCATCACATCACGTGCCAACTTATTATACAAAAAAACACCATGCCAGTGCCGCTACAGCTGCTGCTATGCTGCATTCCCCATAAGCCAACGTGTATGCGCCATTATCACCTGCAGCTTAAACATTGAAGAAAAGGTTGGCTTAGCCACTGAGAGAACGACCTAAGTGCTCTTTTGGAACCATTACAACTAAGCATGCATAGTAGACAAACATTCAGTGATGTCAGCCTCAGCCCAGCATATTCAAAAGGCTGCTTTTTCGCCCaacaaatttatcaaaatgagcATTCAAACTAACTCTGTGTCTGGATTACTTGGCTCAATAATGTGTGGCTGAAGGTTCGCAAGAATGCAGCACATCCGCATTATGTCACTCATGTGGGGAATCAGATCAATAGGCACCCTTGAATTCACTATGCCAAACATTTTCAGTCTCTGTATAGCTCTTTCAACATGTATACACACTTGTGCGACATGATAGGTTCGCTCCAGCTCTTCATGGGTGAATTGAACATTTCCTTTCGAAAATGGTGGTAGCACAATAATTCCCTTCTGGCTTTCAGTGGGTGCTTTAATTCCAGGGAAACCCTTGTCCGCTAAAATAACATCTCCTGGTTCTATGCGATCAAGAAACCCTGACTCCAGTGTAATGTGAGTGTCTGAGGTGCGGCCACCATACGCCTGTGACACAAAGGTGACTGTTCCATTTGGCAATATACCTATCAAAAACTTCAACGTGTAGCCACCTTTGTAATGCGAAAACAGGGCACGTTTCTGTTCTGTGGTGGGTGGTTCTTCTGTGCGAAGCTCTGTGCAATCAATTATGTAGCGGCAGCGTGGGAAGTGCAGCTTAAAACATGTGGGCATCGTGGCTTGTACTGCTCCAAGCGATGGCTCCGGTATCCATTTCTGCATTGCATTTAACAGATTAGTTAATACAAAGTAGAATATGCGGCTAACTGTCGTGCGATGAAGGCCAAAAAGCACTGCAATGCTGGCGAATGAAACGCCCAGCTTCATTTTCATCAGGAATATGGACAACTTCTGGAAAATCGGCACGTCCACTTCTCTCACAACAATGGGTGAAAGCACAGACAATAACAGAGAAAAGACGTTTGCGCTAACACCACACAGTTCACGAAAGGCATCCTTTCTCTGGATCAGAGAATTGTAGCCAAGAAATGCACAGCTGCGCTCGTTCGGTCCGATAGCTGTCGATCTCACAGAGGCACTTGCTTGTACACCTTTCTCAACAATGCTGGTATGGCAAACTTGTGTAGATGCGGCGCCTTCTGCTGTCACAGAGAGGAACAGAGTGCAAACACCTCCGTTAAAGTCTGCATCTGTCTGGGTCATctgaaaagttgtagaaaagcATCTCGTCAAGCTTTGTTTTAAGTGCTTGGGAAGAACTTGAACGCATTGAAATGTTGCGTTAATCTCAAGCAAAAGAATAATGTCTTGGTTGACAGGAATAATTGAGTGATGAGATATTAGTTAAGTGGAGTCGCGATCGAATACATGTTCCCTGCCATTAGGACCACTTATGATCATTGGTGCATGAAATGAAAtgcctcgaaacactgcttgaaTTAAGACACAACACAGTGCTTCCAGTAAACTGGGGTGTGGCCTGAGGGTGGTACATCAGGGCAAGTGTCACtcccaaataatttttttttctgtttactttGGG
Coding sequences within:
- the LOC126534839 gene encoding uncharacterized protein is translated as MTQTDADFNGGVCTLFLSVTAEGAASTQVCHTSIVEKGVQASASVRSTAIGPNERSCAFLGYNSLIQRKDAFRELCGVSANVFSLLLSVLSPIVVREVDVPIFQKLSIFLMKMKLGVSFASIAVLFGLHRTTVSRIFYFVLTNLLNAMQKWIPEPSLGAVQATMPTCFKLHFPRCRYIIDCTELRTEEPPTTEQKRALFSHYKGGYTLKFLIGILPNGTVTFVSQAYGGRTSDTHITLESGFLDRIEPGDVILADKGFPGIKAPTESQKGIIVLPPFSKGNVQFTHEELERTYHVAQVCIHVERAIQRLKMFGIVNSRVPIDLIPHMSDIMRMCCILANLQPHIIEPSNPDTELV